The Apus apus isolate bApuApu2 chromosome 1, bApuApu2.pri.cur, whole genome shotgun sequence nucleotide sequence atatatgtgtgtgtgtgtgtgcgcatatacacatatacagACAGTATATATGGGAACTATAACTCTGACCATCTGCCTTGTGATTCTGCATTATGTACATACAATCAAAGGCAAGAGGCTGCTACTTTAATTATAATCTAACTTGGATGCTCTGATTCATCACCTGGAAAAGCCTTTGTCTATGTCTATACCTATACATTAACTACAGAGCAAACTTAagacttttatttctaaattgaAGTCACTAACATTAGGTATGCAAAGAAGACACCACCACACCTCTGTACAACTAGCTTTACAAAGTCCACTGAAGAACTCTAATTCCAATTTCCATTCAAATGGAACTGCAGAGATCACGCTTTGATAATTCTTTCCAAGTTGTCTTGCTCCCTTGTTTACACATAGTTTAATCCTCTGTGAAGCAccaaagtactttttttttttatattgatcTGAGATGCAAAGGGTATGTACCATTTCAGCAGAGCTcctagaaaaaatgtttttggttttttttttttcctgaagtaagGCAAAGGAAGGTAAATTAAACTGGACCACTGTAGCTTGCAttgtggtgttgttttctgGGTATTGTGATCCTGCATAgcaaaatactttcaaatacCATTAATGGAATCTCTAGATTTAgtattatgaaaataattccCAACATACCAGCTAAAGGAGTCTCAAATACCAGTATCCACTGGATAACGCAAACACCCTGGAAAATactgggggaaggaaaaggtcCTCCCCTCACCCAGTAAAACTTGCTTAATGTTCACTGTGCCACTTAATTATACTGTATCATTGTCTTTTTACTCAGCGCAATAAGCCCAGATCCTGTCACTTCCACCTGTTAATCCTCAGAAGCACAAATGAAGACATGTGCTATTACCAATCCAGATAGTTTTGTAAAACTAGCCGATCAATTTGCACAAGCCAGTTTCTTCTGCCAACACCTTGGTATCCACATTATGTTTCCCCTAATGCTAATTTAGGTCATTCCTCCTCTAATGAACTGTAAATTTCCTTGCAATTTATAGAAATTACtttatcttcattttaatatgtttatttGCGGAtgataaacaaaaaaaaatacaacatggGCACTACAGGTCctgcaatttttaaatatattttttccagcaTCAACTAGCCTATATTTTATACACTATTTGTAACTGCCAGTATGCTGAGTACTCTGCTTTATACTCTGAATTTCATCATGTAAATCCACCTCATTTTCACCCATTCAACAGATTACACTTTATGAAAATAACTTCAAGGCAATTTATTCTCTTACAAATTCCTTTGTATGAGTGATAGATTTCTGTAGTGGTTTGATTGAAATATTTACtaagcaaaacatgaaaaatgctgTAGACATTTAAGCGAGCAATTTCACTTTGGTACCAAATAAACTATTTGTACATTACATAAGGAAGTATATCTCccatattttctttaatctcaGCAACGCCCAAAGTATTAACTAAAAAGGAAAACCCTTCCCCCCACTTTTGCTATTCTGAACTTCCTAAGTAACCTAAGTGGCAAATCAATCATAAAAAACTAAGTTTACTCATTCCTCACACAGTCCTTATATAAAAGCTTGGGCCACAACTCACAATATAATTTTTCCTGGCAGAGAcactatatattttttaaattaccattCTAATCTTTCTTTGTTATTATCCGCTAGGCACATGTAGTAAGAAGCTCTGTGGGAAAAGTCACTACCCTGAACAGCTAAGTCCCAATATCACTCAGCCATAAGCTCAGGGTTAGTAGCACAAAAATACTCCATTAAGATCAGTTAGAACAGCTTATAAATTTAAGTcccaaaaaagacaaaaatagctGTTAAAGCTCCTTTTGCAAATTAAGCTCATATTAcgtattttcaaaaataaatttacataaAACATTCTCAATtatgacattttaatatttcagagcATAACTTATAAACAGTACTTGCAAGGTATAGTTTATACACTGTAGTTGTTTTGCTAATACTTAGATTATATACAGTTTTACTTGATGGGATTCCCTGATATTAATGACAATGCATACTCCACATATTTTACAGAGTGTATAGTATGAACGTTCATGGGCAACAACATTCTTTATGAAAAGACAAACATAGTATTAGAGCtaattgtaataaaaaattcagtatGTGTTGAAGACAAAATAATCTCTTCTCCCCTACCCACGCCTGACGCCAAGTTATTTGATGTCAAGGTAACTGTAAAACTACATTAATATGCTGATAGTTACCTGTCACTGAGGTGAAGAAAACTGCTGTTCTCATCAGGATGTTCATCTTCAAAACTAAGATTTGACCAGCTCCCAGTGCTATCATCACCAATACTAAGACTCATCTGCTGGCTAACAATAGATTCAGCAGAGTGAAATCCTTCTCTTCCAACAGagctaaataaaacattaagaCAAAAACATCACTACATTTCATGCTGATCTGTGTTGGCTCATTTACAGGAATTTAATAACACTTAATACCAGTCCCACTGTAAAttccaaggagaaggaaaaaaaaaaaaaaaaaagagagagagaatgaatcCATTAATTTGCACCCTATTCTCTACACAAGAAACAGAGCAACCAAATTAATCTGAAATGTCAACAGGCTTAGGACAGGGATTgctattttgaattttttcacAAGAAGACAAAGGGAATGGCACAAAAAACTCTCCGATTATGAAGATGACTTGCTTTAAAGCATAGAAAGCATTGTAGTGTTACAGACTGCATATCAAGGTACACTTTTAAAGCAGAAGACTCAGTAGTTTTATACTTGTTTACCAGAGGACAGACTATTTTCCCCTGCTTGCTTCTGGTACAACCAACTAGGTGGTCTGCTGTTGCAGGCAAAGCACTGAAGTACACGctaatgtttaaaatgttaggattccattttttaaaaaggtcttTCTGTAGAAAAAGATTTGTCTTCCCACTTCACAGAAGTGTAACAATGCATGACTTGCACAGAATTTTTCCCtcaggaaagaaatttaaattttttatccaaaaaacaagcaagcaaataTGCTCAAAAAAGGTAAATTTCAGAATCCACTTCAAAAAACCCAGTTTTATAACTTCAAAGAAGTTTAAACTCCTTATAAGACAAAAAGTTGCAATAAGAACATGCAGTTATGAACTAACTTCCAGCAGCAAACTGTGATTATCTATGAAGTGCTAGAAAgttgaagaaaaattatcatCCTAATAACACCATAGCAAACAACCACTGTAACATTCACTAATTAAAAAGTTAACCTTAACCACACCACTGTGAGCACGAATTTGGGCCAACATACACAGCCTGAATTGGAACCCATCTGGGtaatacagtgattttttttttccccattttttatttatagttaTAGAAGCACTAGCAGCAGTGTTTTTCACCACACAAGGCAGCTTCTCGAAAAACATACATCACATATCATACATTAGATGGCAAGAAACATTTATAAATTTTACTACAGTAAAACACTAACACCACTTCCTTGTCACAGATATAACAATAAACAGTACGTATTTGAACCTTGCATTTTATTGCTGTCATATTCTaactagattttttaaaataatacttttaagAAGTGATTCAGAAACAAAGTGTCATCTTTGACACTGCAGGTATAGAAAAGCATCAccacattaatttttttgtcacaCACTAAGAACTAAACACTGTTGCACTGAGAGCCAACATAAACATCTTATGAGCACTTTCATGCTGCTAGTATGCATGTGTTTCATATAAAACCTTGACAAATTTCATTCAGTCCCACTGTGGCCTTTAGCAACTGAACATCTATTATTCATCATGATGCCCCTCTAGAAACCAAGAAAAGAAATCTGCAGATAGTGTGAGTAattcacacatacacacacaaaagcaggaaaataagtATTACcataaattggaaaaaaacaatatgGTAAAGATTGCTCTTGGGCCTGATGAAGAGGAGATTTCAAGTCACTCTGATCACTGCACAGTGTGTTTTAAGAAACAGTTGCTGTTTTCTGCTAAGTTTCCGTGGCAAGTACTAGTCACCTGAGGGAATGCATGTGTGTTGATACACATAGAAACCTTCGTTTCAAGCTCCCATAAGTGgaaaaaaggtttttgtttttctaattctgCATCATTTAAACATCACcagacaaataaaaacattagaACATGAAGTGTATATTTCtaacaaaatacttaaaaaattcCTTCTGAGCAGGTATTTGTATGAACAATCCTTTTTCTGGCATATAATGCAACAAGTAAGAGAAAATTAGTATTACCTTATGTTAACTGTCTGACCAATATTAGTCATAGCTGACGTCATTATTTCAGTAGTAAGGCTTTCAGCAAAACTGACTCCTTCTTGTCCAATACCACTGTCAGCTGCCAGACTTGTGTGACTTTGCTCTCCTGCTTTCTTGATGGCCACAGTAGTCCCCTTGTCAGAAAACACTGTCTTCTGCTCTACATCAAGGTGAATTTTAGGAATATCAAGTTGAAACACTCTTGCTTTTTGACAGGCACCACCCAAtccagcaggaagaaaatgccTCATTGGAATGGGGGATTCTTGCACAGGTAGACTATGAGATGTACTTTCACTACAGTACCTATGTTCCTTCATACTGCAGCATCTACAGACAGTTCCAGAAAAAGGAGACAGTTTCTCAATATATGACAGCCCATCcccatttcttctcctttcagccACATGGAGAACAGCTGACTCTAAACTCATTTCTAGAGTATCATCTGCTACTTTCCTAGCATATTGTTCTATAGCTTGAATTATGCCTTCACTGTAGCCATTCTCATTTAAACTGCCTGTACTATGATAAAGTTTATGGtctggggagaagggaagaaatgtCCTAGAATATCTTGTTTTAATAAGATCCCCTGTGACTTCATCAAGTTCAGTCTTTTTATATAGACAGGAATCTGTTAGAGACTTTGGCAAACACGCTCCTGACATTTTCAATTTCTTCCTGACATCACAAGTGATACTGTGAGCAAGGGATTCTGAAAAACATAACAACTCAGTACACTCTGTTCTTCGTGAGCTGACGTTCTTTTCGCACGTTTGGTCTTCACAGTGATGAATACTGCTTTTCACTTGCTGTGCTCGATCTTTATTCACTGCTTTGGTCAGCTCCAGTTTATCATTTACCTGTGCATTTTGCCCAGGAAGTGTCTTTCTTTTGTACCTCAATTTGGTTTTTCTAGCAGCTTGCTGTAAGCCTGATTTAATAGATCTGTAAGCCAGTCTGTTAGCATACTGATCCATTAACAGCTCACCATTACCACCTTCTCTTTTCAAAACTCGAATAATATGATCTGCATATTCATCAGTCACACTTTCACAGCTTGGGTATTTGGAAGTCAAACCTGCCATGCCTGAACCTTGAGGTAAAGGAAGTACAGATAGATCTCCCTCGCCCAGCCACTGGTCCCGCACTGGACCGCACAGTTCTTTGGAACCACAATCTTTGTCACCTTTTCTCAGATACAGGCAATCCACCTGACAGTTAACCCGCTTCAACCTCAACAGTTTACAATGCCTTGACTTCACTATTTTCTTGGCTTCATTTATGACTTTTCCTGCCATATTCCCTGCATAATTCCATACAGAAGTGCATGTTTCTTCTGGGATATTTATAAATGCAGTATATCCACATCTTTTGTTTCGCATACCTAACTGAACCTGTCTATCAGCttctctttcatttgttttaccATCTAAATGGGAAGCAGCCATTTCAGTTGCTATTGAAATTATATGGCTAGCTAAGCAATCTGCATATTGAATTGTTTTTTCTGAACGCTTCTCTTTCTCAATGGGCATTTCAGAATGGTATTCATCTTCACTACTTTCCACTTCTTCAGAAAGCGACCGCATGAGTTTCAACATAAATTCCTCATTTTCCATAGAGTCATGTTCAGTTTCAGAGAGACCAGTAACAGATGGATTGTACGGAGTAGAAGGTGGTGTTGCAGGTGCAAATTCCTTGGCTAATTCTCCCTTAAGTTTCTTAGATAGTTTTCTTAGGTTTCTTTCAGAACTGCCCTGGCATGGTACTAAAGGAGTTGGTGGGGGTGTATCAGGCGTTACACCGGTACTTCCATCTTTGAGACTTGATTTATCTTCCATCTGCAATACATCTTCACTGCCAAACctcactgaagaaaagctaTTAGTATGCTGAAAACAATCAGCCTGCCTGTAAGCCAAAGGTCCTGATGATGGTTTCAGAGTGTCATGGGTTTTTAAGGGCTTGTTTAAGTATGGTATTGAGCAGCTTCTTGTGTCAGCTAAGTCCTCTAGCACATGCCTAGCAAAAGTCACTGTGGAACAAGGTGGTGGTGATTTTGAAGGAAACATGTGTCCTTTTTGCTCCTGCCAACAATCTTTAGATTCTGAAAAACACTGAACAGAATGAGTTGGAGTAAGAAAAAATTTACATGGATTATTCAAAGGCATCTGTTGTTGTTCCACAATTACAGAAACATTACTTTGCTTCTCTGCCTCTTGCTTCTTTATCACACATTGTTCTTTTCTACTTATATCTGCATAAGTCTGTGAGCTCATGTTACACGCTAAGTTATCACTCGTGTTGCATAACACAGTTTTACTTTCATCCACAGATTGTTTTATGACATACTTGGCCAGCTGATCTGCAAACATATTCTTGGGGAAATCTTCAACAACACATTGTGCATAAGGTTCTCTATCTCctatttttccagttaaaaaatcTGTAtactcttctgcttttgttacTCTAGATGAGGTTATGGCATCATAAGCTTCATTTACTATCATATCTACCATAGTTCCAGAGAAAGTATTAATGCCTTTCAACCCACTTGTTAATTCTGAATTATTGTTCATTCCAGATCTGTTATTTGTTTGCTTGGAATCGTTTTGGTTATGTAGGAGTGATGGAGTACTTTCAGTACTTTGACTGCCATCTGAAGTTAGGTatatatttctgaaagaagctacttcctcctctctctttctggTTGTGAAAAATGGATGAGTGCAATCTTTGTGTCCTTTTGTGTTGTCATCAGAATTTGAAGTAGTGGATACTTTTGCTTTAGAAGCATCAGACGAAAGCTGATGTTGACAAAGAGCTCTTCCAGCTAAGGGCACAGGTACTGAACTTACAACACCAGAGGTGCAAAAGAGAGCTTGCTGTACTGTATAGTCCTTCTTGGAATCTTGGACAGGATTCAGTGCCACCCTGTcattaaaatgaggaaaaactgtGGAAGTCTGTGTTGACTCCAGCATACTTTCTGCGCTCACGTATTTAATGTTGTCCATGGAAACACTAATGGCTGCTTGTGTTGTGAAGGTCACATCAACCTGAGATAGTTCAATAAAAGCCTCTTGAATGACAGATTCAGATAAATCTCTGGCATAGGATCTTACCACTTTGTCTTCATAATCAAACGATGAGGGCTGGACAGCTGTAGGTGTTGATGGATATGAAAACTGGCATACTTCCATGATTCCTTCAAACACAAGTTCCTCAGCAAGGTCTGCCGCAAAGCGTGCAACGGTGTTggtaaatatttgtttctttacatGCCGCAGTTCTTTCAAAGCACCAGTTATAGCTTCACTCACCAAAAAGTTTGCTATCCCATTAATGGCACGCTCCTTCAGGGAGATTGCTCTACGTCTTCCAATTTCATAAAAAGCCATTTGAAAGACGGAAGAAGTCAACCTAGCAGCCAAATGACAAAGTGCATTGGTGCACGAAGAAACGCCTTTTTGCAGGTCTTTAAATGCACTGCCAAAACTTTTTTCAACTAACTCAGTTGCGAACTTTTGAATACTATCTCTAATCATTAATGACTTATGTTTAGATTTTGCTTGCTTATCTGGCTCtttatctgttttcattttgagaTCTGCAGCTTgacctttcttctctttcaaagcAATCCCTTTGTGTTTTGAGCAATTTCCCACACATGCTTGCTCTGACGAGGACTCAGAGTGAAAAACAGAACCCAGTATTTCAAATGAAACACTATCAGCGTATGCCCAGTAACTATTATAAACTGCATCATGCTGATTTTGACCTGTCCCATCTCCACAGAGACTAATTCGACATAAACATTCAGAAGAACCACAGCTCCCTAGTGGACTGAAAGCCGATGATCTAATAGGGCTGAACAAGCCTCCATTCTCTTCCCCTGAAGTTTTAACTGGACGAGGGGAATCCGGGACATCAAAGATGCTGCTATATGGTGATTCTGGTTTTCGAGGAGTTGGTTTCTTTACATtggctgggagagcaggacGATCAGACTTGAATTTCTGAGGATTCATGGTAATGCTTACAGAAGACAATTGTTCATGTGCAGTCCTCCTTTTCTGGGAGGTATTCCCTAAGATGGGATCCCTAATAACTTTACAAGAGTTTTCCAAGGCTTGTTCCAGCTCATCGAACTGATCAAAACTATCAAAAAATTCACTTACTTCCGAGTCTGAATCCTCTATACCATCTTTAACTACTGGAATTTTTGGCAGTTGAAGTTTTGCTTTCAAGCTTTTCTGATATCCTTCTTCATCTAAGAAGATGATGGGGCTTGGGCTGGAGCAATCTGACCCAGAGGATtcagcaggagaggaagaaaacaatgttttacATAAAAAATTAACACCTTGATCAGAAGGATTATATGGCTTATAGAAACTCCTTTGTATCCATGGATCAGAAATGGAGGTTGTAACTGAATTTTTTACTGAGGACAGTTCCTTAAGTCCCAAAATATCAATCAGAGTAGAAGATCTGGCAGATGACTTCCGACGTGCAGAACCCACAAGGATCTTTGAGTCAACGGCTTCTAAACTTTGAGCAGGGATGGTCTGTGAAGCAGCATCTCGATGGTTTCGAGAAGTTAAGCTGCAGGcacctgtaaaataaaaaaaataaaataaaaagattgcTTCAAAACCAAGAATTTCTGCAGAACTACAGAAAACTGGGGACAGATTTTGATGGCAACTGCTGGGCTTGTTATTGCTGCAAAATATTAACCGATCTTCCATGATTAAAGCAATCTTTAActtttttcaaaacttcttaTACAAATCTAATCACTGacaaattaatgcattttctaGCACATAAAATTAGAACAAGATTTTATCTGATCTGTATCTGACATTGAAATTAGAATCTGTTCTTTATTATTTGATAAACTATCgtgaacagaacagaaaaaaaaataaattttcaattGCATAATAACCCTTTACAGAATAtcattaatgtaaaaaaattactacttATTTACATTTACTTTCTCATTAAATCCCGACAGCCTAAACTTCAAATAACAATTTCTACAAGTCAACAGCATGCAAGAACTTACCAGCACTTTGTATCTTTGAAGGCTCATCTTCATCTAAGTGTTCAAAAGCAGTGACAAAATCATCCTCAATTGAAGAAACTGACTGATTAGTGTCATCATCTTCTCCATGGGATGTCTCTGTTTGATGTTTTTGCGATGAGTTGATTTCCACTGCATATTTTATGCCTGTGGTATACTTGCTCAGTAAGGTAAATATATAATCAACTTTGATCCTTGGAAATGAAGGAACCAGTCTCATCACACAGAACACTTCAGGAAGTTGAttcttgaaaaagaaatgaaaaataagacaaGCATAACAACTTTCAACTCTTACGAGTAGCAAGGGATTCCTTCGATGCACTTTCATGAAtagtaaacaaaaaatattttaaatataagaaaattaaCTGAAGAGTTTATGTAGAGTGATAATTAGAATCACTTCCTCATTTTCATAGCTTCTGCATTCTGAATAAATCAttgcaataaaacaaaaagttgtGTAGTACGACCCTAATCATATGTACTCAAGAATCTACAAACTAAAGAATGCATGTTAAAAATATGTAGAGGATGACAGTATTTCAAAGCATGTTTATGCTGCATAGTGCTTCGCTTTATAAGGTAACTGTTTcttcaaggtatttttttaCCTTATATACAACACAGCTAAAGTTAACCTGCATGATTATTAAATATAGTTGTAAGAATTTTGCTTTAACAACATTTATAAttgaaaataatacaaattagGAATAATAATAGAAATATGCTGGAAATAAAGACTGTAGAAATTAGGAAAGTAGTAACATTTATAAttgtaaattttttaaaataagagccCACTGAGTTTTATGAACACCTGACATTGTCATAACTTTTGGCACCTCTGTTTCAAGAACTGCAGTCTGTTGAGGATGAAAACTATATGAGCAGAGAAGTAACCTGACAATGTTCTTTCCaaagtgaaagagaaagggaCTGTAGCCTAGCAGAAGCATAGGATCAGCACCGTAACGAAATACTTGTTACgtattttctgttaataaaaCAGCACTTGAAAGCACCAAGTTTATTTTGAGATTTCCTaacattcattttaaagaaaccaCTGAAATATAACAGCATTAGTACTACTGTGGGTAAGATGGCCCAAAACCACAAGTAAGGCAAGATGTGGTATGAGTAAACTCTTTATGACaccaaataaaatgttattgtaATTAAGAGATGCAAGAAGATGCACAACGTTTACCTGATGTTTCATGACATAAGGTTTTGCTAAAGTTTTCTTAACATCTTTTAGAAACATAACCTCATTTTCCTTTAGTTTGCACAACTGGAGCGATTTCAGAACATCTGGGAGCTCTGCAGAAACAGCTGCCAACTCctgatttaaatataaaaacacaTTGAGAATACACAGTGAAAAAACCAAGCATGCAAAGGATAATGGTTTTGATCTCATATCCCCCCTAAATAATAACAGCTGCTATATTTGGTAAAGCTTGTCTCTTCTCCGCTATTTCCTGTCCCATTCCCCACTTACTTTCTGGAACTGTGGTGCAATGCTTGTGTAAACAAGCTTTAATTCAGTGCACATTGATTCCCAACTCACTGTTTCACCAAAAGAAGAAATTCCAGTGATTCTCAGGGGCCAGAACAGGCTTAAAAGTCACAAAGGAGAACCCTGTAagcactgaaaagcagctgcataTCCTACAAGGTATGCAACTGCAAAGAGAACAACTCAGCCTAGTAATCATTCTCAATGGAATTCTGCACGCAATTAGTGTGTGTTATTGGAATAGTGTTTTAGCtcactgctacaaaaacagggACAAGGCACTTCTTTACACACCATCTTGGGTAACTTTTAGACTTACCCAATATACAAAAAGCCTATGaaagatttttggttttttttaaacagtttaaaCACTACTGATCCATACAGTACAAAACAAGTCTCCATAAACTTCTTCAGCCCAATTTTCTCTAAATTCCATCTAACTCCAGACAAAACTTCTTAACCATACTTGAAAGAATGTCTAGCACTATTGTAACTTGATTAATTAACATCATTGATACAACCTTGAACACAAATGGACTCAGagtctattttttaatttaaaacattagaAAACTATTACAGAGATCTCTATCTACCAAGATATACACAGAGTAGAAGGGTGAAGGTGCACTgtaaacatgtattttatggTTACACTGATGTGTCAATTGCATGGGAGGATTAAATCCTTAACTTCTAAAAATGGCATGGCACATCCCCACTAGCCTGCTACACttccccttttaaaataatttcctcatcTGACTCTCCAGAATAACATCTTAAGGCATAACCACAGCACTGACTCCCAGACTTCCAATGGCAATTCAAAGCTAGCAGTCAATTCAGTTTTAGCTTTGCAGATGACTATTGCAGCATATTAATACGCACAACCCTACTAAAAGGAAAGTTATAAACCAAAATACTATACACAAAggtttttaacaaaaagaaaaaaaaaaaaacaaaacaccctgcccacccccaaaaaaacacataaaaaactAATCCCCCTCGAATTTAAGTAAGCTATTCCAGATCATTCCAATACAAAGATTGGCTcaggtaatattttaaatacatataaaacacTGATGATCACatgaaagtaattatttttccaacCTTTCTACAATATTTAAAACTTATGTTCTTAAATGCTAAAGGTAAACATACTTCATATCTCAAACACCAAAATTCCTCcaactaaaaattatttactactTAGCTGAAACCACCTGTGCTCAAGAACACCGTTTTCCAATATAGATAAATATATACTGTACCTGCAAATGAGCAGCACtcatttcttcagcaaaacCTATAAATGtcatctgtaaaataaatacatgaatacactgaagcacagaaaatttgtttgttttctatagATACTTCAGAGTTAAAAATCCAGCAAGCTTTACCATAAAACTTCATTCTACTGCCATGAAAACGATATCTTAGGGTAGCATAGCTTGCTCAAACAGTAGCAGCTGTACTGTTATGGTATCTGACTTGTGAAAAGTCAGATCAAACTAACGTGGATATACAGATTACTTAAGCCACACGTTTGCATGTAATAACCCAATAGATAAACCCCtgaaagaatttaaatattcaacctcaaaaaaaacccacaaaaacaaacctctcTTGTCAGGGTCAAGAACTTGGAATACAACGGAACTGTTAGTTTTAGCTCAGATTTTTGTGCTTGTGGGTAGGGAAGATATTTCATCACCCACTGTCTCACTCTTCTGTCTAACGGTGTCTTTGTATCGTTCAACACAAACCAACTGAAGAGTCAGTATTTTGTCTTATCTTCGTTATTCAGTGTCAGATCATCATTTATTCTACATCCACTCCTCAAACTTTGCTTCAATTGTCATATTTCCTGAGTAATTTAGTATTTCCGTAATGAAATTTCCCTAATTACCCTAATCAATAGGATATCTACACGCTCCAAAAAAAAGTCCATTTCCAAAACAAGGTTGTAATAACAAACTTCACTTCCATT carries:
- the AKAP11 gene encoding A-kinase anchor protein 11 isoform X1; translated protein: MDLYTKAQSNRMKPRISVKKSFDEGVLHSMKSLLHSRKELCSVSAEECLNREEQDNFIEMTFIGFAEEMSAAHLQELAAVSAELPDVLKSLQLCKLKENEVMFLKDVKKTLAKPYVMKHQNQLPEVFCVMRLVPSFPRIKVDYIFTLLSKYTTGIKYAVEINSSQKHQTETSHGEDDDTNQSVSSIEDDFVTAFEHLDEDEPSKIQSAGACSLTSRNHRDAASQTIPAQSLEAVDSKILVGSARRKSSARSSTLIDILGLKELSSVKNSVTTSISDPWIQRSFYKPYNPSDQGVNFLCKTLFSSSPAESSGSDCSSPSPIIFLDEEGYQKSLKAKLQLPKIPVVKDGIEDSDSEVSEFFDSFDQFDELEQALENSCKVIRDPILGNTSQKRRTAHEQLSSVSITMNPQKFKSDRPALPANVKKPTPRKPESPYSSIFDVPDSPRPVKTSGEENGGLFSPIRSSAFSPLGSCGSSECLCRISLCGDGTGQNQHDAVYNSYWAYADSVSFEILGSVFHSESSSEQACVGNCSKHKGIALKEKKGQAADLKMKTDKEPDKQAKSKHKSLMIRDSIQKFATELVEKSFGSAFKDLQKGVSSCTNALCHLAARLTSSVFQMAFYEIGRRRAISLKERAINGIANFLVSEAITGALKELRHVKKQIFTNTVARFAADLAEELVFEGIMEVCQFSYPSTPTAVQPSSFDYEDKVVRSYARDLSESVIQEAFIELSQVDVTFTTQAAISVSMDNIKYVSAESMLESTQTSTVFPHFNDRVALNPVQDSKKDYTVQQALFCTSGVVSSVPVPLAGRALCQHQLSSDASKAKVSTTSNSDDNTKGHKDCTHPFFTTRKREEEVASFRNIYLTSDGSQSTESTPSLLHNQNDSKQTNNRSGMNNNSELTSGLKGINTFSGTMVDMIVNEAYDAITSSRVTKAEEYTDFLTGKIGDREPYAQCVVEDFPKNMFADQLAKYVIKQSVDESKTVLCNTSDNLACNMSSQTYADISRKEQCVIKKQEAEKQSNVSVIVEQQQMPLNNPCKFFLTPTHSVQCFSESKDCWQEQKGHMFPSKSPPPCSTVTFARHVLEDLADTRSCSIPYLNKPLKTHDTLKPSSGPLAYRQADCFQHTNSFSSVRFGSEDVLQMEDKSSLKDGSTGVTPDTPPPTPLVPCQGSSERNLRKLSKKLKGELAKEFAPATPPSTPYNPSVTGLSETEHDSMENEEFMLKLMRSLSEEVESSEDEYHSEMPIEKEKRSEKTIQYADCLASHIISIATEMAASHLDGKTNEREADRQVQLGMRNKRCGYTAFINIPEETCTSVWNYAGNMAGKVINEAKKIVKSRHCKLLRLKRVNCQVDCLYLRKGDKDCGSKELCGPVRDQWLGEGDLSVLPLPQGSGMAGLTSKYPSCESVTDEYADHIIRVLKREGGNGELLMDQYANRLAYRSIKSGLQQAARKTKLRYKRKTLPGQNAQVNDKLELTKAVNKDRAQQVKSSIHHCEDQTCEKNVSSRRTECTELLCFSESLAHSITCDVRKKLKMSGACLPKSLTDSCLYKKTELDEVTGDLIKTRYSRTFLPFSPDHKLYHSTGSLNENGYSEGIIQAIEQYARKVADDTLEMSLESAVLHVAERRRNGDGLSYIEKLSPFSGTVCRCCSMKEHRYCSESTSHSLPVQESPIPMRHFLPAGLGGACQKARVFQLDIPKIHLDVEQKTVFSDKGTTVAIKKAGEQSHTSLAADSGIGQEGVSFAESLTTEIMTSAMTNIGQTVNISSVGREGFHSAESIVSQQMSLSIGDDSTGSWSNLSFEDEHPDENSSFLHLSDSNGNSSSWSSLGLEGDMYEENLSFPTSDSDGTEDKDEDSKDAVEGLEQIRKTLAIVNIDLEPHLVDPQLRAALQWLAASETEMSDLHFHDTATREFVLLSRRLRERDWKVGDLLQAVLKYCEMIEKASDGEQALNKSLVGWLLENV